The nucleotide window CTCCTCGGTAGTAACCCGTTCGGGAACTTTGAGATCAAGCTCTTTCATGATTTTGAAGACGATTTCGTAATCATCTTCAACCTCCAGTCCCTGGATAATTTCAAAGATGGCGTTAATAATTTTTTGAGTTCGGAAAGGTTCTTCTGTTCCGTCGCGTTTTATAACTGTTCGTTTCATGGCATTGGTAGGTTTATTCGTAATTAGGCTCTATGTCATACTGAACTTGTTTCAGCATCTCTTGCAATGGATCCCGAAACAGGTTCGGGATGACACGGAGAATGACATAACTGTTAATAGTTTGTGTATTCAGTAGATGAGACTTCGAAAAAGTTGATCAGCTTTTTAACGTCTTCTTTCTGCAGAAATCGCAGTGGGTTTTCATTGATATGGAACTCCTGCTGAAAACCAAGCTCTTGCAGCCGGCGGTCGGTTATGTATTTGAGATAACGCTCCATTTCCCCCGATGAAATACCCAGAATTGTCCGGTCCCCGAACTGGTGCTTCACGTATTCAATTTCGAGTGAGGTTCCTTCCAAAATCACATTGCGGATGTCCTGCACATATTCGGTATCCTCAACAATTTCTGGGTTTTCGTCCAGCATAATCAGGATGGCTTCAATACCGTTTTGCAGGTGAAGCGACTCATCGATGAGTACCAGCTCTACCCCTGAGACCACATTTTTCATTTTTGCCATATCTTTGAGTGCAAAGAAATGGGCAAAAGAAGAGTAGAAGAAAATCCCTTCAAGGATAATGTTGTTGAGCAGAATAGCTCGGAGTACCTGCTTTTGCCCTTTGAGGGTTTCAGGATTAATTTTCCCGTGACTAATTTTGTCGATCTCATCGACAATAAGGTTCTGTTTTTTTCGCAGTATGGGATCGTCGAAAGCCACATCGTACATTTTCTCTCTATCCAGCCCGAACGATTGCAGCACAATTTCAAAGAAATCGCTGTGTATATTTTCCATAAAAAGCTGTGTACTGAAACTCATCTTCGCATGCGGATCAGTCAACAGCGGAAAAAAAGAATTGACCAACACATTTTGCACCAGTAGCTCCGACGAACAAAAATAGCCCACCGCTGTATCGAACAATTCTTTTTCATCGTCGGTAAGTGAATGATAGTCGAGGGCATCCTGCTGGATATTCAGCTCCTCGGGGAACCACACCACTTTTTTCTGTTTCTCGTACAGTTCTTTAAAAATGGGATAAGAAGGGTCTTCGCTCAGTTTGATATTATCACGCACCGAAGTACGTCCAATTAATTTTGTAGGCATAAAGGTCTCCGTTTTAGCTTGCAATTATGAGGAGGGATGCTAAAACGTTGATAAGGCAGACATCAAATAGGAACAGTAGTGAAAGTCGGATATTCCATACCTGCCTTTCAACAACGCCCTAACTCCCGAAGGCCTCGTTTACTTGATTTAAAGGCAGGTCTCCTGACTTACCGACCAACTCTTTGCACCTTCCCATCTCGTTTGGGCTGAGACAGTGGTTGCTACAAAGAATATTGCGGATTACAGTTGCGGGAACAGTTCCGGCTTTCCACCGGATTCCCTTTTCATCCCGACAGCTGTCGGGACACCTTCAAATCTATTTTTAAGAAAACAGCTACCGCTCTCATTGTCAATGACTACTTTTCCACAAATAGCCAGGGTTTTCCACAATTGGTATTGAAAACAGCTATTCTATCTCCTCATCCTGAGTATAATGTTGCATGGCCAACCAGAAAAAGATTGTTGCCAGTACCCCGCAAAAGCTGAACACCGTCATCAATGCCTTGGCCGTACCATAATCACCGGTAAAAATTGTATCCATCAACCAACCGGTAAGAGGCGGCCCAATACCAAACCCCACTACACTAATTACAAATAAATACAAGCCACTGGCCAGTGCTCGCATATTCGGCTTTACCAAGTACTGCAAAATTGCTGCTGCAATGCCGTTGTATGATGATGAGATAATATTTGCCAATCCAATCAGGATCAGTGCCACCATCGCGGATTCAGCAAATAACCCAAAATAATAGAACGGCAAACAAGCTAACGCGGCTACTACGCCCGGTACAAATCGATAGGAAG belongs to Fodinibius sp. Rm-B-1B1-1 and includes:
- a CDS encoding ribonucleotide-diphosphate reductase subunit beta, whose product is MPTKLIGRTSVRDNIKLSEDPSYPIFKELYEKQKKVVWFPEELNIQQDALDYHSLTDDEKELFDTAVGYFCSSELLVQNVLVNSFFPLLTDPHAKMSFSTQLFMENIHSDFFEIVLQSFGLDREKMYDVAFDDPILRKKQNLIVDEIDKISHGKINPETLKGQKQVLRAILLNNIILEGIFFYSSFAHFFALKDMAKMKNVVSGVELVLIDESLHLQNGIEAILIMLDENPEIVEDTEYVQDIRNVILEGTSLEIEYVKHQFGDRTILGISSGEMERYLKYITDRRLQELGFQQEFHINENPLRFLQKEDVKKLINFFEVSSTEYTNY